From a single Flavobacterium sp. genomic region:
- a CDS encoding energy transducer TonB has protein sequence MRFVFLLFISFLVVNTAVAQDKNLSTQDRLKELARLKKESDEQKKIEWDAYLVRVQESKIAKQQKKQADSIEKSKITTTVVKEDDLGFTKCTSQELPFYKVKNLTTGLEEQVSFNDYIRKHIYKKFRYPEFAMDHELQGRVMVYFLIDKEGNPQIKDVIGPKNGLILEEEAVRIIKSLPKAIPANCDGKPVTISYAIPVMFQMEE, from the coding sequence ATGAGATTTGTTTTTTTACTTTTTATTTCTTTTTTAGTGGTTAACACGGCTGTTGCTCAAGACAAAAATTTGTCAACCCAAGATCGTTTGAAAGAATTGGCAAGGCTTAAAAAAGAATCAGATGAGCAAAAAAAAATAGAGTGGGATGCTTATTTGGTTCGTGTTCAGGAAAGTAAAATTGCCAAACAACAAAAAAAACAAGCCGATTCTATTGAGAAATCTAAAATTACAACTACAGTTGTAAAAGAAGATGATTTAGGTTTTACAAAATGTACTTCTCAAGAATTACCATTCTATAAAGTAAAAAATCTGACTACAGGACTTGAAGAACAAGTATCATTTAATGATTACATAAGAAAGCATATTTATAAAAAATTTAGATATCCAGAATTTGCAATGGATCACGAATTACAAGGAAGAGTGATGGTTTATTTTCTAATTGATAAAGAAGGGAACCCACAAATTAAAGATGTCATAGGTCCAAAAAATGGTCTAATTTTAGAAGAAGAGGCTGTTCGCATTATTAAATCGTTGCCAAAAGCCATTCCTGCTAATTGTGATGGAAAACCAGTTACTATTTCTTATGCAATCCCTGTAATGTTTCAGATGGAAGAATAA
- a CDS encoding GxxExxY protein, which yields MTENELSRIVFDCALKVHQSLGPGLLESAYEECLYYELRKTGLNVEKQKPLPLIYEEVKLDVGYRIDIIVENKLIIEIKSVEALNDVHFAQLLTYLKLTNCKLGLLINFNVSLIKNGVKRVVNNL from the coding sequence ATGACAGAAAATGAATTATCAAGAATTGTATTTGATTGTGCTTTGAAAGTGCATCAAAGTTTGGGTCCAGGTTTGCTGGAAAGTGCTTACGAAGAATGTTTGTATTACGAATTAAGGAAGACAGGATTAAATGTTGAAAAACAAAAGCCTTTACCCTTAATTTATGAAGAAGTAAAACTCGATGTAGGTTACAGAATTGATATAATAGTTGAAAACAAATTAATAATTGAAATTAAATCGGTAGAAGCATTGAATGATGTTCATTTCGCTCAATTATTGACTTATTTAAAATTAACAAATTGTAAGTTAGGCTTACTAATAAATTTCAATGTTTCTCTTATCAAAAATGGAGTAAAAAGAGTTGTAAATAACCTCTAA
- a CDS encoding glycosyltransferase family 2 protein, whose product MKRFSKTEFTPKTSFTIVVPFRNEKENLPNLLHSISLLHYPKELVEVILVDDDSDDEFRIQNLEFRIQMVKNIRKSNSPKKDAIETAIEIAKNDWIITTDADCLVQKDWLTIYDQYIQENEVEMVASGVCYVTKKDFLSAFQNLDFLSLQGATIGSFGINQPFMCNGANLAYSKQFFKELNGFQGNENIASGDDVFLLQKAVSGAPEQVGFLLAKESIVATKPVATWSELFQQRVRWASKSTGYSSLYGKLLALVVFGGNLGWIVSFLLWLIGFLDQNIFMLFVALKFLIDFILLYKTANFFESKLQYVLASSLLYPFFSVSVAVYSLFGKYSWKGRNFKK is encoded by the coding sequence ATGAAACGCTTTTCAAAAACAGAATTCACTCCAAAAACCTCTTTTACCATTGTAGTTCCTTTCCGTAATGAAAAAGAGAATCTTCCTAATTTATTACATTCGATTTCATTGTTACATTATCCGAAGGAATTAGTGGAAGTGATTTTGGTGGATGATGATTCTGATGATGAATTTAGAATTCAGAATTTAGAATTTAGAATTCAAATGGTAAAGAATATTCGTAAATCTAATTCACCCAAGAAAGATGCGATTGAGACTGCGATTGAAATTGCTAAAAATGATTGGATTATTACTACCGATGCGGATTGTTTGGTTCAGAAAGATTGGTTGACGATTTACGACCAATATATTCAGGAAAATGAAGTTGAAATGGTAGCTTCTGGCGTTTGTTATGTTACAAAAAAAGACTTTTTATCCGCTTTTCAGAATTTAGATTTCTTGAGTTTACAAGGCGCTACGATTGGAAGCTTTGGAATCAACCAACCTTTTATGTGCAATGGTGCTAATTTAGCTTATTCCAAACAATTTTTCAAGGAATTAAACGGTTTTCAAGGAAATGAAAACATAGCCAGCGGAGACGATGTTTTTTTATTGCAAAAAGCGGTTTCAGGTGCTCCAGAGCAAGTTGGGTTTTTATTGGCTAAAGAAAGTATTGTCGCTACAAAGCCTGTTGCAACTTGGTCTGAATTGTTTCAACAACGGGTTCGCTGGGCCTCGAAAAGTACGGGTTACTCTTCTCTTTATGGAAAATTGTTAGCACTTGTTGTTTTTGGTGGAAATTTGGGTTGGATAGTAAGTTTTTTACTTTGGTTAATTGGATTTTTAGACCAAAATATTTTCATGCTTTTTGTTGCTTTGAAATTCCTAATCGATTTTATTTTGCTCTATAAAACCGCTAATTTCTTCGAATCGAAATTACAATATGTGTTGGCGAGTAGTTTGTTGTATCCGTTTTTTAGTGTTTCGGTGGCGGTGTATTCGTTGTTTGGGAAATATAGTTGGAAAGGGAGAAACTTTAAAAAATAA
- a CDS encoding NAD(P)/FAD-dependent oxidoreductase, which yields MKKHIVIIGGGFAGINLANSLANNKYFTITLVDKNNYHFFPPLIYQVATGFLEPSSISYPFRKLLKENKNIRFWLGEFSEVLPSENKIKLSNRELAYDYLVFATGTESNYFGMENVKKNAIPMKTLDDALNMRNILLQRIEKATVTKNKAEKKRLLTMVVAGGGPTGVEVSGMFAEMSKTIIRNEYPELSHFRKTEIYLVDGGDRLLAPMSEKSQKYTLESLKQLGVEVKLNMQVVDYDGNVVTFKDGTYIKTKNLIWAAGVSAMIFEGIPKECYGRAKRLIVDEFNKIKGTDNIYAIGDTCIMENTDIKFPHGHPQVAQVAIQQGKNLAHNLNNLQLNKLLQTFHYKDKGSMAIIGRAKAVADIPGNTHFNGFFAWMMWLFVHIMSLVNYRNRLKTLYNWAIAYFTKDQSLRIIVRPKDTV from the coding sequence ATGAAAAAACATATTGTGATTATTGGAGGCGGATTTGCAGGAATAAACCTTGCAAATTCATTAGCTAACAACAAATACTTCACCATTACATTAGTGGATAAAAATAATTATCATTTTTTTCCACCTCTAATTTATCAAGTTGCAACAGGTTTTTTAGAACCATCATCAATTAGTTATCCTTTTCGTAAATTATTAAAAGAAAATAAAAACATCCGTTTTTGGCTTGGAGAATTTTCTGAAGTACTTCCATCTGAAAATAAAATAAAGTTAAGTAATAGAGAACTTGCTTACGATTACTTAGTTTTTGCCACAGGTACAGAAAGTAATTACTTTGGAATGGAAAATGTAAAGAAAAATGCCATTCCCATGAAAACACTTGACGATGCTTTAAATATGAGAAATATTTTATTGCAACGAATAGAAAAAGCTACTGTTACAAAAAATAAAGCCGAAAAAAAACGATTGTTAACTATGGTTGTAGCAGGTGGTGGACCTACTGGAGTTGAGGTTTCGGGAATGTTTGCTGAAATGAGTAAAACTATTATTAGGAATGAGTATCCCGAATTGAGTCATTTCAGAAAGACAGAAATTTATCTAGTAGATGGTGGAGATAGGCTGTTAGCTCCAATGAGTGAGAAATCACAAAAATATACTTTAGAGTCTTTGAAACAATTAGGTGTTGAAGTAAAGTTAAACATGCAAGTTGTGGATTATGACGGAAATGTAGTAACATTTAAAGACGGAACATATATAAAAACTAAAAATCTTATTTGGGCTGCAGGTGTTTCTGCAATGATTTTTGAAGGAATACCAAAAGAATGTTATGGTAGAGCAAAAAGACTTATTGTAGATGAATTTAATAAAATAAAAGGAACCGACAATATTTATGCTATTGGGGACACATGTATTATGGAGAATACCGATATAAAATTTCCACATGGACATCCACAAGTTGCTCAAGTTGCTATTCAACAAGGTAAAAATCTAGCTCATAATTTAAATAACCTACAATTAAATAAATTGTTACAAACCTTTCACTACAAAGACAAAGGCTCAATGGCAATCATTGGAAGAGCTAAAGCAGTAGCTGATATTCCAGGTAATACACATTTTAATGGTTTTTTTGCTTGGATGATGTGGTTGTTTGTGCATATTATGTCGCTTGTAAATTATCGTAATAGATTAAAAACATTATACAATTGGGCAATTGCTTATTTTACAAAAGATCAATCACTACGAATTATTGTTAGACCAAAAGATACCGTTTAA
- the ruvC gene encoding crossover junction endodeoxyribonuclease RuvC yields MANERIILGIDPGTTIMGFGLIKVVNKKMEFLQLNELILSKYDNHYQKLKVIFERTIELIETHHPDEIAIEAPFFGKNVQSMLKLGRAQGVAMAAGLSRDIPITEYEPKKIKMAITGNGNASKEQVAKMLQQLLGLKELPKNLDSTDGLAAAVCHFFNSGRVEVGKSYSGWDAFVKQNESRVKK; encoded by the coding sequence TTGGCAAACGAACGCATCATATTAGGAATTGACCCAGGAACGACGATTATGGGTTTTGGATTAATCAAAGTAGTCAACAAGAAAATGGAATTTCTACAGTTGAACGAACTCATTTTGTCCAAATACGACAACCATTATCAGAAACTAAAAGTTATTTTTGAACGAACTATCGAATTAATTGAAACGCATCATCCAGATGAGATTGCCATTGAAGCGCCGTTCTTTGGGAAAAACGTACAATCGATGCTGAAATTAGGAAGAGCACAAGGCGTTGCCATGGCAGCCGGACTTTCAAGAGATATTCCTATTACAGAATACGAACCCAAAAAAATCAAAATGGCCATCACCGGAAACGGAAACGCCAGTAAAGAACAAGTAGCCAAAATGTTGCAACAATTATTAGGTTTAAAAGAATTACCAAAAAATCTCGACTCAACCGATGGTTTGGCGGCAGCAGTTTGTCATTTTTTTAATTCGGGAAGAGTTGAGGTTGGGAAAAGTTATTCGGGTTGGGATGCTTTTGTAAAACAGAATGAATCGAGAGTTAAAAAATAG
- a CDS encoding DUF456 domain-containing protein, which translates to MEYFLLILGLLLMLVGIIGSFLPALPGPPISWVGILLLYFCPRMETNYWLLGITLVIAIVIGVLDYVIPAKGTKYFGGSKYGIWGTNIGLVIGLFFPPYGFLIGPFLCALIGELIYNSNEGKRAFKAALGSLLGFLAGTFIKLLVSLLFLGVFFVVVWQNRGVWF; encoded by the coding sequence ATGGAATACTTTTTACTGATTTTGGGTTTACTTTTGATGCTAGTGGGAATTATTGGCAGTTTTTTACCTGCTTTACCAGGACCGCCTATTAGTTGGGTTGGGATTTTATTGCTTTATTTTTGTCCTAGAATGGAAACTAATTATTGGTTGCTAGGCATTACATTAGTAATTGCGATAGTAATTGGCGTATTAGATTATGTGATTCCAGCAAAAGGCACTAAGTATTTTGGCGGAAGTAAATACGGAATTTGGGGAACGAATATAGGTTTGGTTATTGGCTTATTCTTTCCTCCTTATGGATTTTTAATTGGTCCTTTTTTATGCGCTTTAATAGGAGAACTTATTTACAACTCTAATGAAGGAAAACGAGCTTTTAAAGCAGCTTTAGGTTCGCTTTTAGGCTTCTTAGCCGGGACTTTTATAAAGCTTTTGGTTAGCTTATTATTTTTAGGTGTATTTTTTGTTGTGGTTTGGCAAAATAGAGGGGTTTGGTTTTGA
- the hemW gene encoding radical SAM family heme chaperone HemW, whose amino-acid sequence MSGIYIHIPFCKQACHYCDFHFSTNLKKKDEMVLALAKEIEMRKSEFQDEIVETIYFGGGTPSILQIADLRFLIDSVYKNYKVVENPEITVEANPDDLTENRIIELSKNKVNRLSIGIQSFFEDDLQLMNRAHNVQEAKKCLEIATHYFDNISIDLIYGVPEMSNEKWLQNIETALSFGVPHISSYALTVEPKTALHLFIQKGIIPSPDDEVAQEHFQILVDKLSENGFIHYELSNFGKENYFSKNNSSYWLGKKYIGIGPSAHSYDGKNRGWNVSNNSLYIKSIQENKLPIEIETLTKTDRYNEYIMTGLRTIWGVSLERIEQEFGKTYLAYLNQQAAKFIEDHLLFVDDNILRTTKKGKFLSDGIASDLFLLNK is encoded by the coding sequence ATGTCAGGAATCTACATTCACATACCTTTTTGCAAACAAGCTTGTCATTATTGCGATTTTCATTTTTCTACTAATTTGAAGAAGAAAGATGAGATGGTTTTGGCATTGGCTAAAGAAATTGAAATGCGCAAAAGTGAGTTTCAAGATGAGATTGTAGAGACGATTTACTTTGGTGGTGGAACGCCTTCGATATTGCAAATTGCAGATTTGAGATTTTTGATTGATTCGGTTTATAAAAATTATAAAGTTGTTGAAAATCCTGAAATAACCGTAGAAGCCAATCCAGATGATTTAACGGAGAATCGAATAATTGAATTGTCAAAAAATAAAGTCAATCGATTGTCAATCGGAATTCAATCGTTTTTTGAAGACGATTTACAGCTGATGAATCGTGCACACAATGTTCAAGAAGCCAAAAAATGTTTGGAAATTGCCACACACTATTTCGATAATATTTCCATCGATTTGATTTACGGAGTTCCCGAAATGAGCAACGAAAAATGGTTACAAAATATCGAAACCGCTTTGTCTTTTGGTGTGCCACATATTTCAAGTTATGCGTTAACAGTGGAGCCTAAAACTGCTTTGCATTTGTTTATTCAAAAAGGAATCATTCCGTCACCAGATGACGAAGTAGCTCAAGAGCATTTTCAAATTTTGGTTGATAAACTTTCAGAAAACGGATTCATTCACTATGAATTATCGAATTTTGGAAAAGAAAATTATTTTTCAAAAAACAATTCGAGCTATTGGTTGGGTAAAAAATACATCGGAATTGGACCTTCGGCACACAGTTATGATGGGAAAAATCGTGGTTGGAATGTGTCAAACAATTCGTTGTATATCAAATCTATTCAAGAAAATAAATTACCCATCGAAATTGAGACTTTAACAAAAACCGACCGTTATAATGAATATATTATGACCGGTTTGCGCACGATTTGGGGTGTTTCGTTAGAACGAATCGAACAAGAATTCGGAAAAACCTATCTGGCTTATTTGAACCAACAAGCAGCAAAATTCATTGAAGATCATTTGTTGTTTGTGGATGATAATATTTTACGAACAACCAAAAAAGGAAAGTTTTTGAGTGATGGAATAGCAAGTGATTTGTTTTTATTAAATAAGTAA
- a CDS encoding cyclase family protein, producing MKATINNQQIDLSNPLDISIPLTNNEQNPIAWYQNTPEIAPVTMGDWIGKVSEGKSSTNFNNIFFNPHAHGTHTECLGHITRDFYSINQCLKQFFFTAELISVEPKAIGEDLVITKEQIEETLHCNVSTEAIIIRTLPNPESKKHLNYSNTNPPYLEEAAAIFIREKGIQHLLIDLPSVDKEHDEGKLLAHKAFWNVKDVNNVNKDARFNCTITEMIYVNDAVKDGSYILNLQFASFENDASPSKPVLYRNIY from the coding sequence ATGAAAGCAACAATAAATAACCAACAAATCGACTTATCAAATCCTCTTGATATTTCGATTCCTCTAACAAACAACGAACAAAATCCAATTGCTTGGTATCAAAACACGCCCGAGATTGCACCTGTAACTATGGGTGATTGGATTGGCAAAGTTTCGGAAGGAAAATCTTCTACGAATTTTAATAATATTTTCTTCAATCCGCACGCACATGGCACCCACACAGAATGTTTAGGGCATATTACCCGTGATTTTTACTCAATCAATCAATGTTTGAAACAGTTTTTCTTTACTGCGGAATTGATTTCGGTGGAACCAAAAGCGATCGGAGAAGATTTAGTTATTACAAAAGAACAAATAGAAGAGACGTTGCATTGCAACGTCTCAACAGAAGCCATCATCATCAGGACATTGCCAAATCCAGAAAGCAAAAAACATTTAAATTATTCCAATACGAATCCGCCCTATTTAGAAGAAGCTGCAGCCATTTTTATCAGAGAAAAAGGCATTCAACATTTGCTAATCGATTTGCCTAGTGTAGACAAAGAACACGATGAAGGAAAATTATTGGCGCACAAAGCCTTTTGGAATGTAAAAGATGTCAATAATGTAAATAAAGATGCTCGTTTTAATTGTACAATTACCGAAATGATTTACGTTAATGATGCTGTAAAAGATGGAAGTTATATTTTGAATTTACAGTTTGCTTCGTTTGAAAATGATGC
- a CDS encoding DUF58 domain-containing protein has protein sequence MNLESQVEKISSFEHLELLANQIVEGFISGMHKSPFHGFSAEFAEHKIYNPGESTKHIDWKLYAKTDRLYTKRYEEETNLRCHLIIDNSSSMHYPKLKENQLFYENKIGFSVLASAVLMNLLKKQRDAVGLSVYSDIYEYYSPEKGSDRHHRMILSKLEEVLSQNKTTRKTDTVTFLHQIAENIHRRSMVILFTDMFHSEGSEENNEKIFKALQHLKHNKHKVVVFHVYDKKTELNFNFDNTPRKFIDVETGEEINLFAENTQELYQKRVQDYFKTVEATCMQYQIRYVPVSVDENFEKILLTYLVEKQKFG, from the coding sequence ATGAATCTAGAATCTCAAGTAGAAAAAATATCCAGTTTTGAGCACTTGGAACTTTTGGCTAACCAAATTGTCGAAGGATTTATTTCGGGTATGCACAAATCCCCTTTTCATGGATTTTCAGCTGAGTTTGCTGAACATAAAATCTATAATCCAGGTGAAAGCACAAAACATATCGATTGGAAATTATACGCTAAAACGGATAGATTATATACCAAGCGCTACGAAGAAGAAACCAATTTGCGTTGTCATTTGATAATCGATAATTCGTCTTCGATGCATTATCCAAAATTAAAAGAGAATCAGCTATTTTATGAGAATAAAATTGGTTTTTCGGTGTTGGCTTCTGCGGTTTTGATGAATTTACTTAAAAAGCAGCGCGATGCAGTTGGATTGAGTGTTTATTCGGATATCTATGAATATTATTCACCTGAGAAAGGGAGTGATCGTCATCATCGTATGATTTTAAGCAAGCTGGAAGAAGTTTTATCGCAAAATAAAACTACTAGAAAAACGGATACCGTAACTTTTTTGCATCAAATTGCAGAAAATATTCACCGCCGTTCTATGGTGATTTTGTTTACTGATATGTTTCATTCTGAAGGTTCCGAAGAAAACAATGAAAAAATTTTCAAAGCTTTACAACATTTAAAACATAACAAACACAAGGTGGTGGTTTTTCATGTGTATGATAAAAAAACAGAATTAAATTTTAATTTTGATAATACACCTCGTAAATTTATTGATGTAGAAACAGGAGAAGAAATCAATTTATTTGCAGAAAATACTCAAGAATTGTATCAAAAAAGAGTACAAGATTATTTTAAAACGGTAGAGGCAACGTGTATGCAGTATCAAATACGTTATGTGCCGGTTTCTGTAGATGAAAATTTTGAAAAAATTTTACTAACCTATTTGGTTGAAAAACAAAAGTTTGGCTAA
- the trxA gene encoding thioredoxin, whose protein sequence is MALAITDATFDEVVLKSDKPVVVDFWAAWCGPCRMVGPVIDEIHSEYEGKAVVGKVDVDANQEFAAKYGVRNIPTVLIFQNGEVVGRQVGVAPKKTYTDAIDALL, encoded by the coding sequence ATGGCATTAGCAATAACAGATGCTACTTTTGATGAGGTAGTATTAAAATCAGACAAACCAGTAGTAGTAGATTTTTGGGCAGCTTGGTGTGGACCATGTAGAATGGTTGGGCCAGTTATCGACGAAATTCACAGTGAGTATGAAGGAAAAGCAGTAGTAGGAAAAGTGGACGTAGATGCCAATCAGGAATTTGCTGCAAAATACGGTGTTAGAAACATTCCAACAGTATTGATTTTCCAGAATGGAGAAGTAGTAGGAAGACAAGTGGGTGTAGCTCCTAAGAAAACCTATACTGATGCAATTGACGCATTACTATAA